Proteins encoded within one genomic window of Saccharopolyspora pogona:
- a CDS encoding (2Fe-2S)-binding protein: MRLKFTVNGQPHEADDVWEGESLLYVLRERLGLPGSKNACEQGECGSCTVYLDGVPACSCLVAAGQAEGREVRTVEGLADGEKLDEVQEAFVEAGAVQCGFCTPGLLVQTHDLLERKPNPSDAEIRESLAGNLCRCTGYEKIMDAVRLAARRKTTQRKSAGRKAHA, encoded by the coding sequence ATGCGCCTGAAGTTCACCGTCAACGGACAACCGCACGAGGCCGACGACGTGTGGGAGGGCGAGAGCCTGCTGTACGTGCTGCGCGAGCGGCTGGGCCTCCCGGGTTCGAAGAACGCTTGCGAGCAGGGCGAATGCGGTTCCTGCACGGTCTACCTCGACGGCGTGCCGGCCTGCTCGTGCCTGGTGGCCGCGGGGCAGGCCGAGGGCCGCGAGGTGCGCACCGTGGAGGGCCTCGCCGACGGCGAGAAGCTCGACGAGGTGCAGGAGGCGTTCGTCGAGGCCGGTGCCGTGCAGTGCGGCTTCTGCACGCCGGGCCTGCTCGTGCAGACGCACGACCTGTTGGAGCGCAAGCCGAATCCGTCCGACGCGGAGATCCGCGAGTCGCTGGCCGGGAACCTGTGCCGCTGCACCGGTTACGAGAAGATCATGGATGCCGTTCGGCTCGCCGCCCGGAGGAAGACAACACAGAGGAAGTCGGCGGGGCGGAAGGCGCACGCATGA
- the speD gene encoding adenosylmethionine decarboxylase, which produces MSVDTGTPPVGLFTGQHVLAELEGVDPELLDDEQFLRDTLHNALSQSHATVCQTIAQRFEPQGVTVLALLSESHASLHTYPEDGSIFIDVFTCGHTAQPERAVQLLAEALKPASQNVQTIQRGRDYVNLAS; this is translated from the coding sequence ATGTCCGTTGACACTGGAACGCCGCCGGTCGGGTTGTTCACCGGCCAGCATGTCCTCGCCGAGCTGGAGGGCGTTGATCCAGAACTGCTCGACGACGAGCAGTTCCTGCGTGACACCCTGCACAACGCGCTGAGCCAGTCGCACGCCACCGTGTGCCAGACGATCGCCCAGCGGTTCGAGCCGCAAGGTGTCACCGTGTTGGCGTTGCTATCGGAGTCCCACGCTTCGCTGCACACGTATCCGGAGGACGGCTCGATCTTCATCGACGTCTTCACCTGCGGGCACACCGCCCAACCGGAGCGCGCGGTACAACTGCTCGCCGAGGCGCTGAAGCCGGCCTCGCAGAACGTCCAGACCATTCAACGCGGCCGCGACTACGTAAACCTCGCCTCGTGA
- a CDS encoding spermidine synthase produces MIELEGHRWIKEPMGADLQRLWRVDEVLWEGDTAYQHVVIGRTGQGVSLFCDDDRQSTEFSQLVYHEAMMVPAFLLAARVERVLIIGSSEGVASQMAVAAGASRVDHVDIDEQCVRVCAEHLPYGYSTEELARVERGDGPIKLHYADGWGFLDQAPPEGYDIVVVDLPDERADDADGQHNRLYGLEFIQRCQAVLAAGGVVAFQAGCPTVWRNETLTRSYNRFRSVFDTVAYFGSDEHEWAFLFGRVEQIDDPTNVMLEAFSKSAYQPETIDEASIIGCTVPPYSVRNQP; encoded by the coding sequence TTGATCGAACTCGAAGGGCACCGGTGGATCAAGGAACCGATGGGCGCGGACCTGCAGCGCCTGTGGCGGGTCGACGAGGTGCTGTGGGAGGGCGACACCGCCTACCAGCACGTGGTCATCGGCCGCACCGGGCAGGGCGTCTCGCTGTTCTGCGACGACGACCGGCAGAGCACCGAGTTCTCCCAGCTGGTCTACCACGAGGCGATGATGGTGCCGGCGTTCCTGCTCGCCGCGCGGGTCGAGCGGGTGCTGATCATCGGTTCCAGCGAGGGCGTCGCCAGCCAGATGGCGGTCGCGGCCGGGGCCAGCCGGGTCGACCACGTGGACATCGACGAGCAGTGCGTGCGCGTCTGCGCCGAGCACCTGCCGTACGGCTACAGCACCGAGGAGCTCGCCCGCGTCGAGCGGGGTGACGGTCCGATCAAGCTGCACTACGCCGACGGGTGGGGCTTCCTCGACCAGGCGCCGCCGGAGGGCTACGACATCGTGGTCGTCGACCTGCCCGACGAGCGGGCCGACGACGCCGACGGCCAGCACAACCGGCTGTACGGCCTGGAGTTCATCCAGCGCTGCCAAGCGGTGCTAGCGGCCGGTGGCGTGGTCGCGTTCCAAGCGGGCTGCCCGACGGTGTGGCGCAACGAGACGCTGACCCGCTCCTACAACCGGTTCCGGTCGGTGTTCGACACGGTCGCCTACTTCGGCTCGGACGAGCACGAGTGGGCGTTCCTGTTCGGCCGGGTCGAGCAGATCGACGACCCGACCAACGTGATGCTGGAGGCGTTCTCGAAGTCGGCCTACCAGCCGGAGACGATCGACGAGGCCAGCATCATCGGCTGCACGGTCCCCCCGTACTCCGTCCGAAACCAGCCCTGA
- a CDS encoding PucR family transcriptional regulator: MQLNDLLADPELGLVLLGGADQMDRPVRGVYITDLLDPRRYLHGGELVLSGLVWRNDPSDSEKFVAALADAGVVALAAGTARLGHAPPDLVEACRRHGLPAFEVPLTVSFNALADRIQRRSAPRRELVSAVASGADLDRVLRMAADELGTDCWVLSAAGWIVGGTGELPEATRCAALRAFATGRLPRTVRPGESGDACVLWPVESETEPPAARWFVLARGDVADWGDEEESIATDLGTVVALVRAQVEEARRIAGRSVEAALRRLLDGTSTQAEVAARLETAGLPADEPLRAVALSAGDPAESTLLLREVAAATGMASVTAPLGDGATALFVDGEAHLAELDARLRRIVAETEPGLGQRRLAVGVSDISPATALRGALEEAGYARRLAQQRRGRAEVVVAAELASHEVLLASAPDELRRSYRQRLLADLIEYDSAHNSDLLRTLRVFLDCSGSWSRCAKRLHVHVNTLRYRIQRIEEITGRDLAEFPSRVDFYLALELDREPAD; the protein is encoded by the coding sequence GTGCAGCTAAATGATCTCCTCGCCGATCCGGAACTCGGATTGGTGCTGCTGGGCGGCGCGGACCAGATGGACCGGCCGGTCCGCGGCGTCTACATCACCGACCTGCTCGACCCCCGGCGCTACCTGCACGGCGGCGAGCTGGTGCTCAGCGGCCTGGTGTGGCGCAACGACCCGAGCGATTCGGAGAAGTTCGTCGCCGCGCTGGCCGACGCGGGGGTGGTGGCCCTCGCCGCGGGCACCGCGCGGCTCGGCCACGCGCCGCCGGACCTCGTCGAGGCATGCCGGCGGCACGGCCTGCCCGCCTTCGAGGTGCCGCTGACGGTCAGCTTCAATGCCCTCGCCGACCGCATCCAGCGCCGCTCCGCTCCGCGCCGCGAGCTGGTCTCCGCGGTCGCCTCCGGCGCCGACCTGGACCGGGTGCTCCGGATGGCGGCCGACGAACTCGGCACCGACTGCTGGGTGCTGTCGGCGGCCGGTTGGATCGTCGGCGGCACCGGCGAACTGCCGGAGGCGACCCGCTGCGCGGCGCTGCGCGCGTTCGCCACCGGCCGCCTGCCCCGCACCGTGCGGCCAGGGGAGTCCGGCGACGCATGCGTGCTGTGGCCAGTGGAGTCCGAAACCGAGCCGCCTGCCGCCCGCTGGTTCGTGCTGGCGCGCGGCGACGTCGCCGACTGGGGTGACGAGGAGGAGTCCATTGCCACGGACCTGGGCACCGTCGTGGCGTTGGTGCGGGCGCAGGTGGAAGAGGCCCGCCGGATCGCGGGCAGGTCGGTGGAGGCGGCGCTGCGGCGGCTGCTCGACGGCACCTCCACCCAGGCCGAGGTCGCGGCCCGCCTGGAGACCGCGGGCCTGCCGGCGGACGAGCCGCTGCGGGCGGTGGCCCTCAGCGCCGGCGACCCGGCGGAGTCGACGCTGCTGCTGCGCGAGGTCGCCGCGGCGACCGGCATGGCCTCGGTCACCGCTCCGCTCGGCGACGGCGCCACGGCGTTGTTCGTGGACGGCGAAGCGCACCTGGCTGAGCTGGACGCGCGATTGCGGCGCATCGTCGCCGAAACCGAGCCCGGGCTGGGCCAACGGCGGCTGGCGGTCGGCGTCAGCGACATCAGCCCGGCGACGGCGCTGCGCGGAGCGCTTGAGGAGGCGGGCTACGCGCGTCGGCTCGCGCAGCAGCGCCGGGGGCGCGCCGAGGTCGTGGTGGCGGCGGAGCTCGCCTCGCACGAGGTGCTGCTGGCGTCGGCGCCCGACGAGCTGCGCCGCTCCTACCGGCAGCGGCTGCTCGCGGACCTGATCGAGTACGACTCGGCGCACAACTCGGACCTGCTGCGAACCCTGCGGGTATTCCTCGACTGCTCCGGCTCGTGGTCGCGCTGCGCCAAGCGGCTCCACGTACACGTGAACACGTTGCGCTACCGAATCCAGCGGATCGAGGAGATCACCGGGCGAGACCTCGCCGAGTTTCCGTCCCGAGTGGACTTCTACCTCGCCCTCGAACTGGACCGCGAACCCGCCGACTAG
- a CDS encoding nucleoside deaminase, with protein MSVDVATGAEQDWMAKAIELATTNVDSGGGPFGALIVRDGEIIATGTNKVTVDLDPTAHAEVTAIRNACRALGTFKLDGCVLVTSCEPCPMCLASALWARVDRVLFAADRDDAADAGFDDRAFYDAFKDPETKCPTPVHQVEMANRNAAFDAWRGKTDRVDY; from the coding sequence ATGTCCGTGGACGTCGCGACGGGCGCCGAGCAGGACTGGATGGCCAAGGCCATCGAACTCGCCACGACCAATGTGGACAGTGGCGGCGGCCCCTTCGGCGCGTTGATCGTCCGGGACGGCGAGATCATCGCGACGGGCACCAACAAGGTGACCGTCGACCTCGACCCGACCGCGCACGCCGAAGTCACCGCGATCCGCAACGCCTGCCGGGCGTTGGGCACCTTCAAGCTGGACGGCTGCGTGCTGGTGACCTCGTGCGAGCCGTGCCCGATGTGCCTGGCCTCGGCGCTGTGGGCGCGGGTCGACCGGGTGCTGTTCGCCGCCGACCGGGACGACGCCGCCGACGCCGGCTTCGACGACCGCGCCTTCTACGACGCGTTCAAGGACCCGGAGACGAAGTGCCCGACCCCCGTCCACCAGGTGGAGATGGCCAACCGCAACGCGGCTTTCGACGCCTGGCGCGGCAAGACCGACCGCGTGGACTACTGA
- a CDS encoding FAD binding domain-containing protein yields the protein MEFLRPASWREALEAKVAHPDATPIAGGTDVMVEINFGHRRPSTLLDLTGVPELTGWSEADGALRIGAGLPYTRLINELGDRVPGLAIASRTVGSPQIRNFGTLGGNLGSASPAGDGHPPLLASDALIEVESVHGKRLIPATEFFTGVKRNALAEDELIAAVHIAPATGPQQFSKVGTRNAMVIAVCTFAISLHPDRKQVGTGIGSAAPTPLRAQVAEEFLSAELDWEQRRPLEDSVARRFGELVAQAASPIDDVRGTAGYRRHALAVMARRTLSWVWHDHCSGRQECA from the coding sequence GTGGAATTCCTCCGCCCCGCCTCGTGGCGGGAGGCTCTCGAAGCCAAGGTCGCGCATCCGGATGCGACGCCGATCGCCGGCGGCACCGACGTGATGGTCGAGATCAACTTCGGCCACCGCCGCCCCAGCACGCTGCTCGACCTCACCGGCGTCCCCGAGCTGACCGGCTGGTCGGAGGCGGACGGGGCGCTGCGCATCGGCGCGGGCCTGCCCTACACCCGGCTGATCAACGAGCTCGGCGACCGGGTGCCGGGCCTGGCGATCGCCAGCCGCACCGTCGGCTCGCCGCAGATCCGCAACTTCGGCACGCTTGGCGGCAACCTCGGCTCCGCCTCCCCGGCCGGCGACGGTCACCCGCCGCTGCTGGCCTCCGACGCGCTGATCGAGGTCGAGTCGGTGCACGGCAAGCGGCTGATCCCGGCGACCGAGTTCTTCACCGGCGTAAAGCGCAACGCGCTGGCCGAGGACGAGCTGATCGCCGCCGTGCACATCGCCCCGGCGACCGGCCCGCAGCAGTTCTCCAAGGTCGGCACCCGCAACGCGATGGTCATCGCGGTGTGCACCTTCGCGATCTCGCTGCACCCCGACCGCAAGCAGGTCGGCACCGGGATCGGCTCGGCCGCGCCGACGCCGCTGCGCGCGCAGGTCGCGGAGGAGTTCCTGAGCGCCGAGCTCGACTGGGAGCAACGGCGGCCGTTGGAGGACTCGGTGGCCCGCCGCTTCGGCGAGCTGGTCGCGCAGGCCGCGTCACCGATCGACGACGTGCGCGGCACCGCCGGCTACCGCCGCCACGCGCTGGCCGTGATGGCTCGCCGGACCCTGTCCTGGGTCTGGCACGACCACTGTTCCGGGAGGCAGGAATGCGCCTGA
- the pucD gene encoding xanthine dehydrogenase subunit D: protein MSSHAPARSPQELNDAIGGGIGESALRPDGAIKVRGEFAYSSDLWAEDMLWGATLRSPHPYARIRSIDIGPAMAMAGVQTVLTADDVPGDNCFGLKYADQPVLAADVVRYKGEAVALVAADHPETARRALEKIVVDYEVLEPVLDAERVAHDETLPKLHPDGNVVRHQKIVKGDPNATAEVVVSGVYTVGMQDQAFLGPESGLAIPAEDGGVDLYLATQDLHSDLRQTARALGLPPEKVRMTMSGVGGAFGGREDLSIQVHVCMLALRLGKPVKMVYNREESFYGHVHRHPAKMYYEHGATRDGKLVYVKARQYFDGGAYASKTPVVVGNGTTLGAGPYKVPNVEIEGWGLYTNNPPCGAMRGLGAVQPTFAYESQMDKLAAALNVDPVDLRIANAIEQGDSIPTGQVLDFPAPVAELLERVRALPMPGERTGPVDIRDMPGGASNTTHGEGVVRGVGYGVTIKNICYAEGADDFSTARVRLQVIGGEPAAMVHTAAAEVGQGLVTVQQQIARSELGVERVTIHPNDTSVGPAGSSSASRQTLVTGSAVKAACDAVRDALFARVAERYAVESALLSLQGGKVVSEAHGVLAGLVDVLGDDVIEETREYHHRETFPMDENGRSERVHVQHAFSAHRAVVDVDLDLGLVKVVQLACSQDVGKAINPDAVIGQIQGGTTQGMGLAVMEEIKVVDGHIRNPSFTDYLIPTILDTPPMEIDVIERADPNAVYGQRGVGEPPTISTTPAVVAAIRAATGKELPHTPVAPEHIV, encoded by the coding sequence ATGAGCAGCCACGCGCCTGCTCGCAGTCCGCAGGAGCTCAACGACGCAATCGGCGGCGGCATCGGCGAATCCGCGCTGCGCCCGGACGGCGCGATCAAGGTGCGCGGCGAGTTCGCCTACTCCTCGGACCTGTGGGCCGAGGACATGCTGTGGGGCGCGACGCTGCGCAGCCCGCACCCGTACGCCCGGATCCGCTCGATCGACATCGGGCCGGCAATGGCGATGGCCGGGGTGCAGACCGTGCTCACCGCCGATGACGTGCCCGGCGACAACTGCTTCGGCCTGAAGTACGCCGACCAGCCGGTGCTGGCCGCCGATGTGGTGCGCTACAAGGGCGAGGCCGTCGCGCTGGTCGCGGCCGACCACCCGGAGACGGCGCGGCGCGCGCTGGAGAAGATCGTCGTCGACTACGAGGTGCTGGAGCCGGTGCTCGACGCCGAGCGGGTCGCGCACGACGAGACGCTGCCGAAGCTGCACCCGGACGGCAACGTCGTGCGGCACCAGAAGATCGTCAAGGGCGACCCGAACGCGACGGCCGAGGTCGTGGTCTCCGGGGTGTACACCGTCGGGATGCAGGACCAGGCGTTCCTGGGTCCCGAGTCGGGGCTGGCGATCCCCGCCGAGGACGGCGGCGTCGACCTGTACCTGGCGACCCAGGACCTGCACTCCGACCTCCGGCAGACCGCGCGGGCGCTCGGGCTGCCGCCGGAGAAGGTGCGGATGACCATGTCCGGCGTCGGCGGCGCGTTCGGGGGCCGGGAAGACCTGTCCATCCAGGTGCACGTGTGCATGCTGGCGCTGCGCTTGGGCAAACCTGTCAAGATGGTCTACAACCGGGAGGAGTCGTTCTACGGCCACGTGCACCGGCACCCGGCCAAGATGTACTACGAGCACGGCGCGACGCGCGACGGCAAGCTCGTGTACGTCAAGGCGCGGCAGTACTTCGACGGCGGCGCGTACGCGTCGAAGACGCCGGTCGTGGTCGGCAACGGCACCACGCTCGGCGCCGGGCCGTACAAGGTGCCGAACGTCGAAATCGAGGGTTGGGGCCTCTACACGAACAACCCGCCGTGCGGCGCGATGCGCGGACTCGGTGCCGTGCAGCCGACTTTCGCGTACGAGTCCCAGATGGACAAGCTCGCCGCCGCGCTGAACGTGGACCCGGTCGACCTGCGCATCGCCAACGCGATCGAGCAGGGCGACTCGATCCCGACCGGCCAGGTGCTGGACTTCCCGGCTCCGGTGGCCGAACTGCTGGAGCGCGTGCGGGCCCTGCCGATGCCCGGCGAGCGCACCGGTCCGGTGGACATCCGGGACATGCCCGGCGGGGCGTCCAACACCACGCACGGCGAAGGCGTGGTGCGCGGCGTCGGCTACGGCGTGACGATCAAGAACATCTGCTACGCCGAAGGCGCCGACGACTTCTCGACCGCGCGGGTGCGGTTGCAGGTCATCGGCGGGGAGCCGGCGGCCATGGTGCACACCGCCGCGGCCGAGGTCGGGCAGGGCCTGGTGACGGTGCAGCAGCAGATCGCGCGGTCCGAACTCGGCGTCGAGCGGGTGACCATCCACCCGAACGACACCAGCGTCGGCCCGGCCGGCTCCAGCTCCGCCTCGCGGCAGACACTGGTCACCGGCAGTGCCGTCAAGGCGGCCTGCGACGCGGTGCGGGATGCGCTGTTCGCGCGGGTCGCCGAGCGCTACGCCGTCGAATCGGCGCTGCTGTCCCTGCAGGGCGGCAAGGTCGTGTCGGAGGCCCACGGCGTGCTGGCCGGCCTCGTGGACGTGCTCGGCGACGACGTCATCGAGGAAACCCGCGAATACCACCACCGGGAGACCTTCCCGATGGACGAGAACGGCCGCAGCGAACGGGTTCACGTGCAGCACGCGTTCTCCGCGCACCGCGCGGTGGTCGACGTCGACCTGGACCTCGGCCTGGTCAAGGTCGTGCAGCTGGCCTGCTCCCAGGACGTCGGCAAGGCGATCAACCCGGACGCGGTGATCGGGCAGATCCAGGGCGGCACCACGCAGGGCATGGGGCTGGCCGTAATGGAGGAGATCAAGGTCGTGGACGGGCACATCCGCAACCCCTCCTTCACCGACTACCTGATCCCCACGATCCTCGACACGCCGCCGATGGAAATCGACGTCATCGAACGCGCCGACCCCAACGCGGTCTACGGGCAGCGCGGGGTCGGCGAGCCGCCGACGATCTCCACCACCCCGGCCGTAGTGGCCGCCATCCGCGCCGCCACCGGCAAGGAACTCCCGCACACGCCGGTGGCTCCCGAGCACATCGTGTGA
- a CDS encoding type III PLP-dependent enzyme: MTDLSATTGVTDRPSGTAQQAESAAPDPILQFLDRQQPETPCLVMDLAQVRDRYRQLRTALPDARICYAVKANPTPEVVGELVALGASFDVASPGEIDLCLAKGAAPESISYGNTIKKRRDIARAYEQGVRLFVTDSAADLTNIAEVAPGSQVFCRVLVDNKGSRTPFGRKFGCPPETAAQLLRRAQELGLDAYGVSFHIGSQQLEPVAWEHGISAARRVFEDCAAHGVRLRMVNLGGGLPSGYTESAPPLADYVRRIEESLDRNFGAQRPELLIEPGRFIVGDAGVLRSEVVLVSDSSDGERSWVYLDIGRYNGLAETEGEAITYRLRTSRDGDPLGPVVLAGPTCDGDDVLYQRTRYELPRTLRGGDWVDLLSAGAYTASYSSVGFNGFTPLPTYCVDGDEQP; this comes from the coding sequence TTGACCGATCTGTCCGCCACCACGGGTGTGACGGACCGCCCGAGCGGCACCGCGCAGCAGGCCGAATCCGCCGCGCCGGACCCGATTCTGCAGTTCCTCGACCGGCAGCAACCCGAAACCCCCTGCCTGGTCATGGATCTGGCCCAGGTCCGCGACCGCTACCGGCAGTTGCGAACCGCCCTGCCGGACGCCCGGATCTGCTACGCGGTCAAGGCCAATCCCACCCCCGAAGTGGTCGGTGAACTGGTCGCCCTGGGGGCGTCCTTCGACGTCGCCAGCCCCGGCGAGATCGACCTGTGCCTGGCCAAGGGCGCGGCGCCGGAGTCGATCTCCTACGGCAACACCATCAAGAAGCGCCGCGACATCGCCCGCGCCTACGAGCAGGGCGTCCGCCTGTTCGTCACCGACAGCGCCGCGGACCTGACCAACATCGCCGAGGTCGCGCCGGGCTCACAGGTGTTCTGCCGGGTCCTGGTGGACAACAAGGGATCCCGCACCCCGTTCGGCCGCAAGTTCGGCTGCCCGCCGGAGACCGCCGCGCAACTGCTGCGGCGCGCGCAGGAACTCGGCCTGGACGCCTACGGCGTGTCGTTCCACATTGGATCGCAGCAGCTGGAACCCGTCGCGTGGGAGCACGGGATCAGCGCCGCCCGGCGGGTTTTCGAGGACTGCGCCGCGCACGGCGTGCGGCTGCGGATGGTGAACCTCGGTGGCGGATTGCCCTCCGGCTACACCGAATCCGCCCCCCCGCTGGCCGACTACGTGCGCCGCATCGAGGAATCGTTGGACCGCAACTTCGGCGCCCAGCGGCCGGAACTGCTCATCGAGCCGGGGCGCTTCATCGTCGGTGACGCGGGCGTGCTGCGCAGCGAGGTCGTGCTCGTCTCGGACTCCAGCGACGGCGAACGCAGCTGGGTCTACCTGGACATCGGCCGCTACAACGGGCTCGCCGAAACCGAAGGCGAAGCCATCACCTACCGGTTGCGCACCTCGCGCGACGGCGACCCGCTCGGCCCGGTCGTGCTGGCCGGGCCGACCTGCGACGGCGACGACGTGCTCTACCAGCGCACCAGGTACGAGCTGCCGCGAACGCTGCGCGGCGGCGACTGGGTCGACCTGCTCAGCGCCGGCGCGTACACCGCCAGCTATTCATCCGTGGGCTTCAACGGATTCACCCCGCTGCCCACGTACTGCGTCGACGGCGACGAACAGCCGTGA